From Malus sylvestris chromosome 1, drMalSylv7.2, whole genome shotgun sequence:
AGGGCAAAACCGTAATCACCGGCGGGAAAAGCGTCTCTCTGAACCTGACCACATTCCACACTGCATCCTTCGGTAAGTTCCGTCAAATACCGTCGTCTTTCACGTTGTAATTTTGAATCACTGTCCTCTTTCTCTGTGGTCACCGTAAACATGTGGGCCACATCACTCATTACCATGCACGACATGCGTTTCTACTTGCACGTGGTCTGTTAGGCTACAGAAACCATTCACCCTCATGCAACTTGGTGATGTTTGTCTGACCTCATAGCCTCAAATTACCTTTCCAACCCCATCTCCCAACAAGGGAAGCCTACCTACTTTAGAAAGTTGGGAAGTGATTTTCACTCACTCACTTTGTACtcatttagttttgtttttggctttagattgaataaatcaataaCAATCGAAGATGAGCTTTAAATATGGGTGGGCATAAACTATTTCCTCCGACACAATCCTAAGGCAAACCGGTCACTAGCTTATAATTTCGCATAAGGGTGTGCTAttctcacaattttttttacttcatacacatctttttaatttgcaGTCGTtggattgaatgaattaaaaaagatcaaagaataaaaattaataaggagtgtatgagaagtaaaaataggtgtgcggatagcacacccctttcgCATAATAGAAAGTCACATTGCATGAAAGTTCCTCTCTTATTGTTAAGATGTTATGTTAGCCGTTTTCTTCCACTTTTTACTGCAAATAGGTGGCATCTAAATTATTCCATTGGAGGCTTTGTAAGCTTACTAATTTGGGAATTTAGGGTTAGCATCATATAAAGAAACTGATTAGTAGTTTTCGTCATTTCAAACCCACAATAGTTGAAAACGAGACAAATCACATTATTGGAGGTAGGTGACTTGTCAATGGCCATATTTCATAGCCATATTTTATAGGTGAATAGAGAAATATGGTTTATTGAATTTATTTCTTGTTGGTCCACAGCTGCCACCGGAGCTGGTTTTATTGCACGTGACATAACGTTCGAGAACTACGCCGGACCGGCCAAGCACCAAGCCGTTGCCCTTCGAATTGGGGCGGACCATGCCGTGGTCTACCTTTGCAACATCATCGGATACCAAGACACATTTTACGTGCACTCGAATCGTCAATTCATCCGTGAAACGGACATTTACGGTACAGTGGACTTCATTTTTGGCAATGCGGCCGTAGTGTTCCAAAACTGTAGCATCTACGCTCGCAAGCCCATGGCCTTCCAAAAAAACACAATCACTGCCCAAAATCGAAAGGACCCGAATCAGAACACGGGCATTTCAATCCATGCTTGCCGGATTCTCGCCACTCCAGAGCTCGAGGGATCAAAGGGTAACTTCTCAACGTATCTAGGCCGTCCGTGGAAGCTGTACTCTAGGGCAGTGTACATGTTATCGTTCATTGGTGATCACGTACATCCACATGGATGGCTTGAGTGGAATACCACTTTTGCTCTCGATACGCTATATTATGGTGAATACATGAACTATGGCCCCGGCGGAGCGATAGGTAAACGGGTAACTTGGCCGGGGTATCGCGTCATTACATCCCAGGTGGAGGCGGCTAGGTTCACCGTGCGACAGTTTATATACGGTTCGTCGTGGTTGCCATCCACCGGGGTGGCATTCTTGGCCGATCTATCACTCTAAATTACACTCAAGCGGTAATTCATGGCCCAAACCATGCATTAGTGGATAAATGCTCTTTTTACCCTTGGTAACTGTAAGAATATAgttattgtttatttttgttgtatATTTTTTAACATTATATAAGAGAATAAGTTGCTTTGTTCTTTTTGGTCATTTAACTCAATGATTCCTTGTAGTCGTTGCCACTTTTACATGGTTCCTTGGATTTTGATTTGAAGTGTTTGTGGCGGTGCGGTCGTGACGATTTGGAGAAAAAATTGTGCTGGGAGAGCCAGGAATCTGACCTTCCTCGAAGCAGCTCAGATTATATATAGCCAAACTATAAAACACATTTCATCAAAATGGAAATACCATGAAACTTAGGCCACAACTCCACAAATGCGGTTTCTTCTTGTACAGGAGAGAAACTTGCATGTAATGCGTCCATTACGTGTAACTTATTTTTTTGTCTTTCGAATTTAGTGACCTGCAATTATGGCCGCCAACATGGAGATTTCATTGTAGTTATATCTCAAGTCCAGtactatttttgtgtgttaaacTTTAGTACAACGGTGATATTTCATTGGTGCTAAGTTTATCTCATTAACACGGCCAACCACTGCCAATTAAGTTGTCATAAATCTACCCCGGTTTCCTGAGGGATTAAAAAATATGGACGACATGACTATGTGATTGTCCACTGCAGGCACAAACATCCCCCATCTGCTCGGCTGAACGGCCTGATTGTCCCGGATAATATTTTCCCGTTTCCTTGCAAATTTTGTCAAACGAAGTGAGAAATGAGTGAAGCATGTCTTGTTAGAAATCACCATTCGCTCGGAAAACCCACCTTAAAGGCCGATTTCTTGGGGTGGACAAATTGCATAAAGCTAGCTAGTGACTAATGGTGAATTATATTGTCTGTGCAAGTAATATTTTGTCGTTGTATTTAGGTCAAACCAGGTGCCCCTTTCTTTGGTCCCTCCTATAAGTGAAGGTTGGCCAGGGATAGATTGATAGATCTAGATGGGTACCCTCCATTCCCAAGACCAAATGCAAAGGGCATGGCCAGCTCACGTGGTGctgctggtggtggtggtgggagaTGACTGAGTCAAGTTGATGTGAATGTGACTTTCGAACTTTTTATCCATTTTTTGCCACCAAGCACCAAATTCTCACATGGCTCTTCCCATAAGGATGTTCACTACCCAAAATTTGATATGGTTCAAAACATCATGTATATTGAGTattattttactttcttttgcttttggtgAATGGTATATGGCCTTTTGTATTCTttgaaatgatttgaaaattctAATGCTAAATAATGATTTTAGCAATTGGAATGGAAGCTTAATGCTTGTGTAGTTTTTATTCGCTTTAGTTTTGTATTTTCAGCTTATTACTTCCAATCTTGTTAAAACTCGTGTATTGTGGACATTGTTGGTGCTTTGTTAAAAAACTTTAATGAAAGATTCGAGAAGAAAAGAAACCTTTATCAACCAGTCTTGTTAACGAAATACCAAAAAGGAGATTTTAGTTGCTAAGCTGCGATGGCGTCGGCTGTGGAACCTGGTTGATCCGCGGCGGCAAGGCCGACGGCGCTGAGTGGAGAGCCTAGTTTTCTTCCTTTTCAGTTTGAACTAATGCGTCTGATGCCTATGCGGATAGTGATAAGTGTAGACATCAAATAGACTGTGAGTGTGTGCCATGTCAGCTGCCATGTCAGCTAAATATAGTTGAGAACTGTTGGTAGTTAGATGAGTTGTTAAAAGTTAGTTAGAGGTGAGCTGTCAAAGTGTAAAATGCTATATATAGCATATCTTGTAAACGTTTACATTTTTATGAAAAGTAATTTGAAAAGTCTCAAACATTTCTTTCATTCTCTCTGTCTTTCTTCTCTATAAATCTTCATACAcagttcttcattttcttcatcttttacaatgtagttaacatggtatcagagccaccaggcTCACGCCATAGATTCTGGTGGTTTcgtttttcattagttttcatcggtttttagttttattttctaTCTTGATTTTTAATAGAAATTCTGTCAAGTTCTTCGGTGCTTCCGCGATCTTTCTGTAACTTCTTGGTTGATTTTTCGTCTGGGCTATGAACAGAGATTGTCAGTGAAGTCTAGGTCGTCaaaattgtttcttcaggcCAAAGAGAAGTCgtcatttgtttttctttttagttctTGAAGTTTTGGTTCTTGAATTCGGGAAATTTTCAGATTTTCATCGAGTTCTTGATACAAGGAAAGAAGATGGCGCCGACCTCACCACCGCTAAGCGCCGTCTCTGGGTGGTCATGCAGTTCATAACCTTTTGCTCTCTGCAATCTGTTCATGCCACGGACGCTTCCACGGTGACATCATGCCATTGGAAACATCTTGGTTGACTCTGATGGGTCCATTAAAGCTCTGATCCTTTTGCCGTTTATTTGTATCTCGGGGTTGTTGGGAAGCAATTTACTGCTGTGATCTTTATTAAGGAAAGAATTCAATGATGAGATTCTTGAAGACCATCGGGTTATCACgtgtttttctgggtttttggaaTTTGCTGTAGCTGAGGATTGAATTTGATGGGTTTTGCTCAGGGCATGGTGCGGTGTTACGAATCACATCTGGTCATCAATTTATGAAAGTTTAGACCTATGTGCAGCCCAGGTGTATGACGAAATGCCCAACTCAAAAGTTTTAGGTGAAGGTTAAGTTTCTCAGTTACATGATTTGATTCTTTTAGTATTGCGTAAATCAATTAGTTTGTTATTATGGGCAAGAAGCCATTTAAGTTGAGATGTTGAGATTTAAAAGCATGAAATCATCTTTCTAGTGCATCTTTTCTGGGTTCTTCAAGTTGTTTTTGATATTTGGGTTCAAGATTCTTCATTGCTTCAAGATTAGTGTTTGTCATGGACTTCATTTGGTATGCTGGATTTTCGAATCATGAATTGTGCAATTTTTATGGTGTCCAATTCTGTCTCTCTGGCTCACTGAAATTCTACTGTCTCTTTATTGGGTTTGAATTCTTCAGAAGCTTATAACAGCCTATAATGTTGAGTCTAACCAGCTCAGTTGTTAGCATGTATCTACCATAAGTCCGGTTATACGTATTTTAGAGAAAGATGAAGTTTGAAGAAGTTGTTGACGGTAAATCCCACAAAGGGTAATCCCGTGTTATGAGTAGGTAAATCCCACAAAGGGTAATCCTACTTAgatgttaattttttgttgttaaaatTGTGAAGGCCGATGTCATTGTTAAAAGGAGTTGTTTCTGGTAAAATCCACAAAGGGCGATCCTGTGGTACTATAGTTAAGGCCGATGCCACACTATAGTTTGTTAATTTCCTGTTTGTAAATATTAAAGGCCGAAGCCAATGTTGAATGAGATGTTAatggtaaatcccacgaagggtaatcccgTAAGAATTTGTATACCGGCATGAGGGTGTGCTACGACTCCTTTATAGAAGGATGTTCTTTGTGAAGCTCTTGTTAGAGGCAGAGGAAGGGTGTCATGATTTCAATCCACTGGTTCACTTGCTTAAGTTTTTCAGTTTGTATGACGTCAAGTGTTCTTAGAATGATCTGGCAAATCACACTCCTTTAATAAAGGATTCTATTAAACATAATGGTGCCTTACCAAGACGCAAGttgtttgtgaattttcttgaaGAGAAGTCCACAAAGAGGAAACTATTTGAGTTGTGGTTGATGATATAAAAGATGATATGGTTATGATGCAGAAAATGAGTCTAATGacattgataacatgtttagcTCTCTGTGCTTTCTATATAGATTAGTTGATTGAAGTTTGTGGGCACGAAGCCATGTTTTTTGTAAAGATTAGTTAATTAGAGTTGTAGCTGTTGAAAGGCTTGGTTTGCAGGGGATTGTAAAATTCTCCATCTACTGATGGCATTACTTGTTGGGCAAGTGACATCCTTTGGTGGAGAGGAGACTCAATTTTCCCATCTTTTGGTGAAAACAAGGAACTTAAAAGTCTTTGGAGCTTCAGACTTGACAGAACCACCACGAAGAGATTGATTGTGCAATTGAGAGGGTTGCTGTTGTTCAACTTTGGTTTAGCTTTCTTTAGACATCGCTGCAATCTCAAGCTTGGTACACTCAGCTGAGATTGAAGGGGGAAGATAAGTGTAGACATCAAATAGACTGTGAGTGAGTGCCATGTCAGCTGCCATGTCAACTAAATATAGTTGAGAAATGTTGGTAGTTAGCTGAGTTGTTAAAAGTTAGTTAGAGCTGACCTGTCAAAGTGTAAAAGGCTATATATAGCATATCTTGTAAACCTTTACATTTTTGTGAAAAGTAATATGAAAAGTCTCAAACATTTCTTTCATTATCTCTGTCTTTCTTCTCTGTAAATCTTCATACAcaattcttcattttcttcatcttttacaaTGTATTTAACATATAGGTGTATTGGTGGGAATCACTGGTCGAGCCAATGAAGGCTCAGAACCTTCTCACTTCCaagtttttgttatttgatTGTTCTATTTGTTCTTTTtgagagttttaacaaaacacttcaggtactgttcatttttaacgaaaaaccacatttttatctTTACCTGTCACTAtttactatacctttaaaaatgacttttcattaaaagggaagttttttttttacttttcgttatttttttatttttttttattttaatcaaaACGTTTACGGTTTTGACCCTTCTGGTCCATTGAAAAGTATGATACTTTGATTTCTTGACTTATATCCTCAAAGATATGAATGAAATTTACCATTTGTATTTTTTTCCCTCGATTGTGTCAACAATCACTAATTAGCTAACTACTAACCCtaattatacaatttatgtCTAATCATGTCATATTAGACATGTAGAAATTAACATACATTATACATTTAAAATTGTCTTCAACGGATTTTCAACCTATGATTGTGTTGTTATATAAGCTTTcgtaatttttttcctttttcactTTAATTTTATAGATATTTAAGATTGAacccaaccccccccccccccccaccacaCACATAATAGAATATATGACTTCGCTACTAATGGAGTGATGGTCCTGCTGAAGAATATAGCTGGGCTATCTTTGGACCCAAAGCTTAATTAGTTTCAAAGATAACCTTATGTAATCCAATCGGCGCGTTGTATTGTGTCTCATGGTCAAAAGGAGCCTAAATTCATGTTCTCTGATAAGGCTTTGGAGAAGCTATGTCGTCCTTGGAGTAATGCGCTGACCATCAAGTTGTTGAATGAGAAAGATGATAGTAGTCACATCACAGGAAAGCAGACCATGAAGGAGGTGATATGATCATTTCAGGGAAGGGAAGGGATCAAGATTTAATGTCCTTAATATGGCTGATGAGATGTTGAATGAGAAATATGTTGATACCAGTAAGGGCTATCCggaaaaagaaagattaggTGAAGAACAAAGGCGATGGTGTAAGGGACGCTCTTGGGTTTCCGTGTTTTGAGATTGTGGACGCTGTTAGGTTCTCTGGAGGGCTGTGGATGCTTTGGAAGGATGCAAGATTAAGGTTGGAGGTGATGGCCACCACCGTTCAAATTATTTCTTAATGATGGCAGTCAAAATCCATGGCATTTACTGCTGTTTATGCTAGCACTTGTATCGCTCTTAGGGCAAGGTTGTGGGAGTATCTAAATTTTGTTGTTGGTTGTCACCAGTTGCCTTGGTTGTTGGTGGGGGATTTCAATAAGAATCTTTTTATTGACGATAAATTAAGATGAGTTCCTTTATCTAGATTGAACGAATTCAAAGATTCAATGGATAAGAATTCTATACTTGCTTTGGGCTTTATTGGTCCAAAGTTTACTTGGACTAATAAACGAGTGGTTGGTGTTAAATTCAGCCAAGAAATTGTTGGTTGTAGCAAGAAGAAATTGACGAGTCACAAAGGAATAATCAGAGAATGTACAGTGCAAAACGTTGCGGCTACTGCAGTGATTATTTCATTGATTCATTCACATTGGATTCCTCCATTGGTGTAGTACAAGCTTATCAACAAGCTGTTCAAATACACTAATAATTGTTAATTCAATCCAAGCCTTACAACACACTCTCTAATCTAAGCCTTACGTGTGGTTATAAGATAAAACTTCATCACCTAAcctattttgcattttaaaAGCAAACTAACCGTTAGACTCTTAGGGTTCCTTGCTGGATAAGGAAAAGGATCCGGTGGATAAGGAAAAGGATCccgccggatccttttccttgGAATCTCGGGATCCTAtgatcgtgaccgttcatcATACATAGTGCGATCAtttttcgttagatactatttatatttaattttaaaatttgaatttaaaatgatttattaccgcatgatgtacaatgaacgatcACGATCACAGAATCCTCAGGAAAATAATCCGGCGATGATCCTTTTCCCCTGGCTAATCCAAGATCCAGGGCTAAGATTCATTTGATTCCAAAACTTGAGGGATTGATAAAGGTGTTTGTAATTTGGCTTGGAGGAATCTTTTTTCGGAGGCATATGTGCACCACCTCTCTAAAACTAAAGTCTCACCACTTTCGTCTCAAAATTTGTCTCAAGTCTAATCACCTCCCTAAATCCCAATATAGGCCTTTTTTCGCTTTGAGGCGCACCACCTCTCTAAAACTAAGTCTCACCACTATTTACCTAGTTTAGATACCATATGATTAGGTACCACATTAGTAGGCTTGACAAAACTCTTGGATAACTTCCTTAATTTATCTCAAGTCTAATCACCTCCCTAAACCCCAACATAGGCCTTTTCGCTTTGAGGCAATGTGACTAAATTAGGCATAATAATTTTGATGagtttatatataaaaattggGCTAACAATGGAGGATCCATCATGAATAAATCTTGTGCTCATAAAGTCGTTAAAGAAGTAGAATATTGAAATCCTTAACCATCACATTTTTCGAGAAATTTTTTCTTATGCTGATTATTTAGCTAGTAAGAGCTACAAAGATCTGGGTTTATATTTTTCGTGATCCTCCTATATGTGGATTTGGAtcgtgtttatggatgattgcTCAGTGATCTCAATGACTCGTTTTGTTTGTTCTCgtgttatttcttagttttgttttggttgtttaaagtttaaaccccttatttaaccaaaaacatgGTATTATTTCAAACCAAAGAAACCGGTACACGACAATCGGCAACGACACAAGGTACGAGATCTAACGAGGACACGTGTTGCTACATTTTTCCACAAGTCAACATCCTTGTCAGCGAGGCAAAAACatagaaaagaaaagtaaaggAGAGGCACCACCCCATCCCCTCACGGCTCGCCACGTACACATTTTCTAGCGACAGCGGGTAGGCCCCGCCCTGCACCAAAAGATCTCCTACCAATACAGAATCACTAGCGGCACGTCCATCGTTCCACGTGTCCAGGATCGCATCCACACCGTCCACGTCTCTCTCATAAAATCAAAGCCAGTGGTCCGCACAAAGCATGCCTGGCGATCATCCGTTTGCCGTGAAAACAATCAACGGCTGAGATTAGAAGCTGGTCTACGCCTCTCAGCTTTTTCATCTAATTTAAAAGAAGCCCTTCACGTTCAGGCTGGGGAGTGAATGGAAAGATGAGGCCACGGAGTTTCGTCATCGAAACCAAGAATGCCCGGCGACAACGACTCAGAGTCCGACGATTGAAGTACACGTGTCAGGCGAAGAAGATCCAGGTGCAGATCACCGGCGGCAGCGGCCGGAAACATGATTCCGAAGATTGCAAGACATTGGAGTTGAAGGAACAAGAGAAAGATGTTGGGAGTTCTATGGAGATATTGTCGGTGTCATTTTCAGCATCGAAAAATGACGTCGTGTTGACTAGTGGATCCGTGGCCGGATCAGATGAAGGCGGAGAGAAAAGGAGTGGTGAGGGTTCGGAAGAGAGGGGAGGGTATGGCATCGTCTCGGTGAAGGGGATGAGGAAGGAGATGGAAGATGCAGTGAGAGCGGAGGTAGGGTTTGGGAAGTCTGACTTTTACGGGGTGTATGACGGGCACGGTGGGGCTGACGTGGCTGTGGCTTGTAGGGAGAGGATGCATGAGGTGGTGGCGGAGGTGGTGGAAATGGAAGGGACTAAAGGTGATGCGATTGATTGGGAGACGGTGATGGAGGGGTGTTTTGAGAAAATGGATGTGGAGGTGAGTGATATTGcagcggcgaggacggttggggCGACAGCGGTGGTGGCTTTGGTGATGGAGG
This genomic window contains:
- the LOC126615408 gene encoding protein phosphatase 2C 51-like, with amino-acid sequence MASAVEPDFHRVLDTRKEDGADLTTAKRRLWVVMQFITFCSLQSVHATDASTLRIEFDGSPSRSGWGVNGKMRPRSFVIETKNARRQRLRVRRLKYTCQAKKIQVQITGGSGRKHDSEDCKTLELKEQEKDVGSSMEILSVSFSASKNDVVLTSGSVAGSDEGGEKRSGEGSEERGGYGIVSVKGMRKEMEDAVRAEVGFGKSDFYGVYDGHGGADVAVACRERMHEVVAEVVEMEGTKGDAIDWETVMEGCFEKMDVEVSDIAAARTVGATAVVALVMEEQVVVANCGDSRAVLSRGGVALALSNDHKPDRVDELKRIEAAGGRVINWNGSRVLGVLATSRSIGDHYLRPYVISRPEVTVTRRTDQDEFLILASDGLWDVMSNDVACQVVKKCLRGRMKRISIHDEHRVLLNVGSRTSEAAAVLVDLAMARGSRDNISVIVVDLTKPS